The Opitutus sp. DNA window CGCCTCCCCGGGCCGCACCTGCGCCGCCTCGCCCTCGCTCCAGCCGCGCAACTCCGTAAGCGCCCGCCGCAGCTCGTTCAACTCGCCCTGCGCCAGCATCGCCTGAGCGCTGGTCGTTTCGCCGGGAACACTCACATCCAGCGCTATACACAGCGGTTTGCCGCCTGCATCCTCCACAAACGCGTGCTCACACCCCGGAGCCAAATAAAACACCCGCCCCGCCTGCACCGCTTCCTTGCGTCCGCCCACCCACTGAGTCCCGGTTCCCGTCAAATACAGCAAAAACTGCCCGTGCGCGTGCCGGTGCGTTTCCACCCAGCCTTTCTCCGGCAAATGCCGGTTCAAAGCGAACCGCATCACCCTCAATTTCCCCACTCGAATATCCAAGCTATGGGCATACAGCGGGCGCAAATTCCTTAACTTCATGGCACGGGTATAATTTCGAGTAATTTTAATTTAAAGTCGGAAAAGTGCTTATTTAATCCAGTTCTGTCCTCACCCCATTTTCAAAACCCCGCTATAGTGTAACCCATGAATCCCCAAGCCGTCGTTCTCGTCACCGGTTCCAGTCGCGGTCTCGGCCGTGGTGTCGCCGAAACCCTCGCCGCTCTCGGCGTCAGCGTCGCCGTCCATTACGGCTCGAACCGCGCGGCAGCCGACGAGACCGTGGCGCGTTGCCAAGCCCTCGCCCTCTCCCCCGCCCAGCGCTTCATTTCAGTCGCCGGCGATCTCGGCCAGGCCGCCGGCCGCCAAGCCCTGTTCGATGGCACCATGGCCGCCTTCGGACGTATCGACGCTTTGGTGAACAACGCCGGCATCGCCCCCCGAGTCCGCGCCGACCTCACCGAAGCCACCGAGGAGATTTTCGACGAGGTCATCGATGTTAACCTCAAGGGGCCTTACTTCCTCACCCAGTTGGTCGCCAAATACTGGCTCGCTCACCTCGGCCAATCGCTCCTACCCGACGGCTACAAACTCATCTTCGTAACCTCGCTCTCCGCCTCGGTCCCCTCGGTTAATCGTGGCGAATACTGCATCTCCAAAGCGGGCGTCGCCATGGCCACCCAGCTCTGGGCCAACCGTCTTGCCGGCGACGGCATCAGCGTGATCGAACTGCGCCCCGGCATCATGGCCACCGACATGACCTCCGGCGTGACCGCCAAATACGACGCCTTGATCGCCGGTGGTCTCGTCCCACAGAAGCGTTGGGGCACCCCGGCCGATCTCGGCCGCGCCGTCACCGCGATTGTCGCCGGCCACTTCCCGTTCTCCACCGGCGACGTCATCAACATCGATGGCGGTTTCCACCTCCGCAGCCTCTAAGTCCGGCCGCTCCGCGCCCCCCCCTTTTTTCTAAAAACCCGCCATGATC harbors:
- a CDS encoding helix-turn-helix domain-containing protein, whose translation is MPEKGWVETHRHAHGQFLLYLTGTGTQWVGGRKEAVQAGRVFYLAPGCEHAFVEDAGGKPLCIALDVSVPGETTSAQAMLAQGELNELRRALTELRGWSEGEAAQVRPGEAGAVLMVLDVLMRAVGLLEERKGAEGTVVRRARAVFSGVDGGGEGLPVAKLAERVGYHPDHLTRLLKKETGMTAGQLRAALRLKRAQAELEAGATVAEAAERSGF
- a CDS encoding 3-ketoacyl-ACP reductase yields the protein MNPQAVVLVTGSSRGLGRGVAETLAALGVSVAVHYGSNRAAADETVARCQALALSPAQRFISVAGDLGQAAGRQALFDGTMAAFGRIDALVNNAGIAPRVRADLTEATEEIFDEVIDVNLKGPYFLTQLVAKYWLAHLGQSLLPDGYKLIFVTSLSASVPSVNRGEYCISKAGVAMATQLWANRLAGDGISVIELRPGIMATDMTSGVTAKYDALIAGGLVPQKRWGTPADLGRAVTAIVAGHFPFSTGDVINIDGGFHLRSL